The Myxocyprinus asiaticus isolate MX2 ecotype Aquarium Trade chromosome 4, UBuf_Myxa_2, whole genome shotgun sequence nucleotide sequence ATATCTACTGTAGAAACTGATTTTACCACCTAACAGAACTACTTAACTGTTACTCGTGCTACGTTATTACTTTTGATGCCCAATAGTTTGCCTGATTACTGCTGATGCCCAATAGTTTGCCTGTGTAAACTTTGTGAAACTGATGAACTAAGGAAACCCCCAGGTATCCCTGTAACAAATGGGAGGTGTGGAGATACAATAGACAACACAATCGCATTGaagatatacagtacacattaAATACCAATAATTTActgttaatttatataattacaaaaacataacagacagttttttttttttttttactgaatactGCTTTGGATATCAGTGAGATctgcacatttacatttacagctTCAGTAGAAACATAACTTCCATAAGGCACATCTTATCTACACCTCTGAAAACTTACAGAAGAATAAGATTCTATTTAAGattttgtttttagctgtaagTACATTAATGTTTGGTGCCTGGTGTCAACATTAATCTTTGattaacaaaacatgttttacatGTACTAAGAAACTCTATGACACACCCTTTCTTTAGATATAGGATATGTGCAACATATAGCCGATGTGCATATTAattaacacacaaacacttcaaTTTCTATCTTTGGTTGTTTAATTAGTGACATCTGCACTTCATGTGGTAAAAGATGTTATAGACTTGATACAGCAAAACCCAATCATATGCTTTCTACATGTGTCCGTTTTGTCTCTTCACTTTATTGGTATCAGATTGCCTTTTGTCACTGTGGCCaaatgttttcatgtgtttttttaagctattagTTTGCTTAAATAGTTTTCCACATTCTGGGCAGGGGAAAGGAGCCTGTCCTGTGTGGAATAAAACATGGGCTTTCATACTGTTCTGATAGCGGAAAGTCTTGGAGCAATAGGTGCATTTATAGGGCTTTTCGCCAGTGTGCACACGCATATGAGCTTTGTAGCCTGAAAGCTGGGAATATGCCTTGGGGCAAAGCTTACATTTATAAGGTCTTTCCCCCGTGTGTGTTATGGCATGTCTTTTTAGGGCACCAGGATCTCTAAAGCTCTTTTCACACTCCTTGCAAGTATATGGACGTGCACCTGTGTGACTAAACATATGTCCACGCAGTCCTGCTGTGCTGCGGTATGTTTTGTTGCAGATCACGCACCGATGTGGACGCTCTGCAGTGTGAACGAGCTTATGTGTTTTCAGCCCTTGAGGCTGTTTAAAGCTCTTGTCACACAGCGAGCACTTAAACGGCCTGTCGTTTGAGTGCACAGCTCGGTGGACATCCAAATTACTCCGATTTTTGAAAAAATGACCACACTGCTCACAGACAAATAGTCTGCTGTTGGTGTGAGTTAGCATGTGATTACGAAGATAAATAAAACGTGAAAAGCTGCTACTACAGCGTTCACAAGAGTAAGGCCGTTCACCTGAGTGCACACTTTCAAGATGTCCTTTCAAGGCGCTCCACTGTCTAAAGCGTACTCCACATTCAGGAcatttgtaaggtttttctcctgtGTGTATGCGCCGATGAATAGCAAGGTTACTAGGAATACGAAACTTTTTATCACAGTGTGTACAGGAATATGGTAACTCTCCAGTATGGATTAGTAAATGTTGGCGCAAGTGCTCTCCTCTTCTGAATTTTTTACCTAAAGGAGAGACAGAATGGAGTACAAATAAATTAGAACCTTGAAGTACAAGCAGGAAGGAAACTTTCTATTCTGAAGACTCACCACATTCGTTGCAGCTGTGCCGTTTCTCCTCGGTGTGAgtttttttgtgtgaattcaaGTCGGCGCATCTGGCAAACTTTCGGCCACATTCCTCACACTTATATGCTTTCACACCACTGTGCCGTATCATATGGGTGTTCAGAGAGCCCTTCTGAGTAAAAGCTTTATTACAGATGTCACAGGTGAAAGGACGCTCTCCGGAGTGTGAGCGCATGTGACATTTCAGTTTGGCTGGCGCATCGAAGCACATGCCACATACATGGCACTTGAATGGACGCGAATGACGATGTGCCACCTGGTAATGCTTCACAAGGTCCATTCTGCTCTCTAGAACCTTGCCACATTCTTTACATGGATATTTACCTTGAATCCATTGATCAGTCACCTTGGGCTGCCTCTTTTTTCCACCACCACTGCCTTTCCCACTGTAAAGGCTTTTAGGCAGGACGTGACCCACATGCTTTGCAGAGCATATGGCACTGATGATCTTACCGCTCTCAGCATTTCCATTTATACCATGAAGGTTGGCGTCTTCCTTGCAACTGCGACCATTAACATATAACAGTTTATCTTCGCTCTGCCTTTTAATTGGTGTCTGTGGGGGCTGGATATCTATCTGAATAACAGGTTCCTCTCCTccgttttttttcttctcatattCACTTACACCTGCAACAAAGAGAAATGCTTCAATGTGTTTTATATGTACAGTCATGGTCTATTAAATTGCCACTCGATGAAATAATGGTAAAGATACAGTAACTGCTGTAATGTTTTTCCATTTATACCACCCTCAACACTCTCTTTTCCTAGGCAAAAAGAGCCAAGCAACTCTTTTTAAAGCACTGCAGGTGACTAATTATTTCACGAGGTTATCCTAGTATAGAGCATGGAAAACCAAATGAAGCGGGTTTTGTTTACCTTTTCTTGACGAGTTCTGCTTCTGTGCGCGTGTCTGCATATTTCTATCAGATATTGATGTCTACTCTTGCATGTCGCGGCTGCGTCCCGCGTGTGTTTAGCTGATGATGCCGAAAGACGCGCGTGCTGCTTTCCATAGGTGATTCCCGCTCCTCGACTAGTACGGAAATATAATCAACTGAGCATGCGCGAAACATTTCTATTGGCTCAGACGGAAAGTTCCCATCTGAAGATGGTTGTccccattttgcaaaaatgtccccaATTTCTGCCAAATTAAAACACAACAGGTTAAGTTTCCCactttatattattttcaatgaaaatgtgATTATGTGATTTAACGATGACATAATTAGGGATGATGACATCCAGAAGAACTTGATTCCATGTGTGATGCTATTTAACTCCAAATAGGGCAAGAATATAAAAAgacatcagaaaatgtatttattgctattttccaacacatcagaaccaaaataataaaaaaattctcatgtttttcttaaaaatatttctcttaactttcaatttcacagtttgtagaaatcatgaaaataacatggaaaagatagGAATATTTGCCTCTGAAGGTCAGATAAAGATTGTGAGTttatgacagagtttttatacagtAAAATGACAGTACTTGCAATGacccctttttatttatttatttatcaaaagtTTGGCCCACTCacaggaaataaaatatttttagggTTAATGCAGATGCTAGTGTTAAAATCCAAAATCAGATATATATTTGATTTGATCCTCATTTCAGCTGCAACACTATGGCCTTTTTCTTTTCCTTCAAAGAAACTGAGAAGAATGGGTTTTTAGGCCTCCCAGTTGAAAAGcacattatttattaatatcaAACCACTGTTTTGTCCAACAGAAATGCCATTGTCCTGAGAACACATGTACTTGTCTACTTCTTGTGGTTAAAACCTTCATAACAGACTAACCTTTCCTGCTgtgtggttttatttatttatttattacttattgAATTATTCTTCTATTTGTAAAAGGCTTTCATAAAACATCCTAATTTAAGAAACGTTTGGACTTTAGGCTAAGCgattttttgactaaaaaaaatGGCCTTGTGGAATGTAAAATCTAAATCTTAATTCCAAACCTATCATAAACGTTGTGAGATCTCTAATATGATTATCTGATTTTGATTTAAGATCTAAAATTAATAgatgtgtttattttcattttagtaaCATTTTTAGGTGactacacacacactttttacaACGCACATGCagttaaagaaattgttcactccaaaaatgaaaattctctcatcatttactccccctcatgccatcccagatgtgtatgactttctttcttctgctgaaaacaaacaaagatattagaagaatatctcagctctgtttgtccatacaatgaaagtgaatggtgaccagaactttgaagctccaaacagcatataaaggcagcatgaaagtatcCATAAGATTGCAGTGGTTAagtccacatcttcagaagcaatatgataggtgtgggtgagaaatagatcaatatttaagtactttttacagccccaaccagtaggtggcaatatgcaggaagaatgcgaattgccaaaaaacaaaagaagaatgtggaagtgaaaatgaaagtggaggtttatagtaaaaatggatttaaatatagatcacttctgaagacatggatttaaccactggagtcgaatagattacttttatgatgacttatgtgattttggagcttcaaagttcaggaCCCTCTTGacgaattgtatggaccaacagagctgagatattcttcgtttgtgttcagcagaagaaagaaagtcatacacatctgggatggcatgagggtgagtaaatgatgggagaattttcatttttgggtgaattattcaccTATATATAGAGCAGTGGAACTATTCCTCTGCGTCTCAACAGTAGCCTACTGTTGAGCTAAGTCTGTGAAGCAACGTGCGGCTATTTGAAGCATGTATATTATAATACTCTTGCTGCACCATAGAAACACCAAAAGGTGGAAACATGCTCTGCGTGTTTTCGCAATGGCCTGGCTCCGTCGACACCAGCTTAGCAACAGCACAGCAACGGGAACAGAAGCTCTGTCATTTCAGCTTGTCATGAATGGTATGCCATTCAAGATGTGCCTCATAAAATAGGCCTACATAAAACAATTACAGATTATTATCCAGAATTATATATCTTTCCTAGTATTATTTGATTAACAAGCAACCTTTattatgatgttctttctttgtgttcagtgAGGTAGTTGAAGcctcctatttttttttatttattttttttatacttttatactttGCTTTTACATTCTTTCTCCCTTTTCCCAACAACGCTGGGTATACGTCATTTGCACCCATCGTCTCTTGGTAATTAGTATTCTGTACTCACTCTTTAAACACTTTTGCGCCCCGAATGCGCCACAAATTTCCTGTCTTCTTCCAAACTGTCTTGCTAGATTGTCCAGTATCGGGTGAAGAGCTTGTCGCTTAATTTGTACTACAGTTGCTTGCTTTAGAGATATATCAGGTATGATTGGAATGGCAGTTTAATTCTGTATTCTTGATTAGAGCATATAAAAACTGTGAATTTGGAGTCTAATATCTTTTATTATTAGTGCTGTTGTTATTATTGCGCTTGAAGACCCGCGGTAATGGATGGCGTTTGGAGAGGATTCTGCACTCTTGTTCTCACAACACTCGCTTTTAAAGGTAAAGGAAATTTATTATTGTAAGTAACAATACAAAAGTGACTTTTGGTTAATGTCTAACTCTTAGAACAAATGGCATTTGATGATAAACACTGATGTCACCAAATATTAGTCGCTTCTTTGGTCAGTAGGCTACAGTTCGCTAACTTGGTAATCTGGTCGCCATGAACGTGAATTTACAGTAAACAACGCAGGCAATTTATATGTTGTAGGCCTATATTATTCTCTAATTATGTAAATGTCACATATTTGTCGTAGGTCTTTAACATTGTCTGCAGACTTAATATCTATCAAAAtgtttccatcaaatttaatgcatgcaaattttatttttaaattggtgGACTATATAACGTGGTTAaagatttgggggggggggttctcaaCACATGCATATGTGCAATATGAACCTTTATAAATGAGAACTTGTCAGCTGTTTACCTAAGAACATTTACCTATTACCCGCAATGTTACGCTTTCCCTTTAGAAGTTGCTGGGCTCAGGATCAGGAATGAAGAGCTGAGAAAGTGTGTGCAGGTAAATGAAGGACAAGTCAGCAGCAAGTTAACCCTGCAAGAGTGTAGAGCAGATTCAGCTCTACAGCAGTGGGAGTGGGACGCTGTGACTCGCTCCCTCAGTAACCCACAGACGGGAGGCTGTTTAACTGCACCCCAGATCCAGGAGCATGAGAGTGTGTGGCTGCAAGCTTGCAGGTCCGCAGAGGAAGATCGTGAGGGCCAGAACTGGAGCTGCTCTAAAAAAGGGCTCCTGACATTACACGGCAAGGGTCTGCACCTGAGCGCACGGCATGATTCCTCCAAGGTTTTCCTGTCCAAAGACCGCGGGAAAGGCAGCAAGTGGAGGACACTGGCTAATCAAAGGGTA carries:
- the LOC127439620 gene encoding zinc finger protein 665-like; translated protein: MQTRAQKQNSSRKGVSEYEKKKNGGEEPVIQIDIQPPQTPIKRQSEDKLLYVNGRSCKEDANLHGINGNAESGKIISAICSAKHVGHVLPKSLYSGKGSGGGKKRQPKVTDQWIQGKYPCKECGKVLESRMDLVKHYQVAHRHSRPFKCHVCGMCFDAPAKLKCHMRSHSGERPFTCDICNKAFTQKGSLNTHMIRHSGVKAYKCEECGRKFARCADLNSHKKTHTEEKRHSCNECGKKFRRGEHLRQHLLIHTGELPYSCTHCDKKFRIPSNLAIHRRIHTGEKPYKCPECGVRFRQWSALKGHLESVHSGERPYSCERCSSSFSRFIYLRNHMLTHTNSRLFVCEQCGHFFKNRSNLDVHRAVHSNDRPFKCSLCDKSFKQPQGLKTHKLVHTAERPHRCVICNKTYRSTAGLRGHMFSHTGARPYTCKECEKSFRDPGALKRHAITHTGERPYKCKLCPKAYSQLSGYKAHMRVHTGEKPYKCTYCSKTFRYQNSMKAHVLFHTGQAPFPCPECGKLFKQTNSLKKHMKTFGHSDKRQSDTNKVKRQNGHM